GTTCATTTGCCTTTTTAATGGCATTAATAATATTTTTTGAGTTTCCGCTTGTTGAAAGACCAATTGCTACATCGCCTTTATTTCCTAAGGCCTCAATTTGCCGTGAAAAAATTTCATCGAACGATATATCATTTGCAGTGGCAGTAATAATTGTTGAACTTGTTGTAAGTGAAATTGCAGGCAATGCTTTTCTTACTTTATAAAATTTGCCAACCAATTCTCCTGCTATATGCTCAGCTTGTGACGCAGAACCGCCGTTACCAAAAAGAATTATTTTATTGCCACGCCTTATAGCATTTATACAAACATCAAACAATTTAATCATATCTTCTCCACAGGTAGAAAGTAGATTGCCCGTAATCTGGATATGGTCTTTAATTCTCTCCTGCAGCAATTTTCTACTATCCATTTTTTACCTCCCAAGCAGTAGCCCCATCTTCTACAAAACTAAATGGGAGCACCTGAACGCCCAATTCTTTTAATCTATTTATCACGCTTACCTTTTTATCAAATTCTGTATAGAAAAACATAAAACCGCCGCCACCTGCACCTGAAATTTTACCGCCTATTGCGCCTGCCTTGAGTGCTTCTTCATATATCCTATCTATTATTTCATTCGATATACCTTCAGCCATCTTTTTCTTTTCATACCACTCTTCGTTAAGAAGTTCACCAAAACGATGGAGTTCTCCTCTTAAAAGAGCATTTTTCATTTCAAAAGCAAGTTTCT
Above is a genomic segment from Caldisericum sp. containing:
- a CDS encoding SIS domain-containing protein, producing MDSRKLLQERIKDHIQITGNLLSTCGEDMIKLFDVCINAIRRGNKIILFGNGGSASQAEHIAGELVGKFYKVRKALPAISLTTSSTIITATANDISFDEIFSRQIEALGNKGDVAIGLSTSGNSKNIINAIKKANELGIYTVAFTGETGGKLKDFANLCIRVPSQDTPRIQEMHILLGHTLCEVIEEALS